The Amycolatopsis mongoliensis genome includes a window with the following:
- a CDS encoding ester cyclase: protein MTEFDIPAPEVLAARQKLVLDHFRDEVAQDWDATLSTFPHPHYEVVATMTVHDGDGAVRGYYHDTRTAFPDQHHELIALRHSADAVVVEFWLLGTHLGPLGAIPATGSRFRVRMTAYFVFDAEERLVCERIYFDTLSMLKQLIGGVDKKNPKNWPLLLRVARGFLAMAGEQPDPRLTETTEPDLRPV, encoded by the coding sequence ATGACCGAGTTCGACATCCCCGCACCCGAAGTCCTCGCGGCCCGCCAGAAGCTGGTGCTCGACCACTTCCGCGACGAGGTCGCCCAGGACTGGGACGCCACGCTCTCGACGTTCCCGCACCCGCACTACGAGGTCGTCGCAACGATGACGGTCCACGACGGCGACGGCGCCGTCCGCGGCTACTACCACGACACGCGCACCGCCTTCCCCGACCAGCACCACGAGCTGATCGCGCTGCGGCACAGCGCCGACGCGGTCGTCGTCGAGTTCTGGCTGCTGGGCACGCACCTCGGCCCGCTCGGCGCGATCCCGGCGACCGGGTCCCGCTTCCGCGTCCGCATGACGGCCTACTTCGTGTTCGACGCCGAGGAGCGCCTGGTGTGCGAGCGCATCTACTTCGACACGCTCTCGATGCTCAAGCAGCTGATCGGCGGGGTGGACAAGAAGAACCCGAAGAACTGGCCGCTGCTGCTCCGGGTGGCCCGGGGCTTCCTGGCGATGGCGGGGGAGCAGCCGGACCCGAGGCTGACCGAGACGACGGAGCCGGACCTGCGGCCGGTCTGA
- a CDS encoding DUF998 domain-containing protein, which yields MVTVPARRTSLAISLSGIAALAIGAALVLLLQVIPPTDEISATRRTISEYGLSDHKWVFDLAVILVALGSAAGLAVLHSQRRLPVPAALLGTLWTVGLLVIVAFPKPDWATVSRSDFGGTLHRIASVVAFVALPLAVLVAARAAFPGTPGRRWLARVLAIASLGWFAVILGAVVVAAVEGGRWWTLIPLGLVERGMALTELIALGVLLAPARPQER from the coding sequence ATGGTCACGGTCCCTGCGCGACGGACGTCGCTCGCGATCTCGCTGAGCGGCATCGCCGCCCTCGCGATCGGTGCCGCGCTGGTGCTGCTGCTCCAGGTCATCCCGCCGACCGACGAGATCAGCGCGACCCGCCGCACGATCAGCGAATACGGGCTCTCCGACCACAAGTGGGTGTTCGACCTCGCCGTGATCCTGGTGGCGCTGGGCTCGGCGGCCGGGCTCGCCGTCCTGCACAGCCAGCGGCGGCTGCCCGTCCCCGCGGCCCTCCTCGGTACATTGTGGACGGTCGGACTGCTGGTCATCGTGGCTTTCCCGAAGCCGGACTGGGCCACGGTTTCCCGCTCGGACTTCGGCGGCACGCTGCACCGGATCGCGAGCGTGGTGGCGTTCGTCGCACTCCCGCTCGCGGTGCTGGTCGCGGCCCGCGCGGCGTTCCCGGGCACTCCCGGCCGCCGGTGGCTGGCCCGGGTGCTGGCGATCGCTTCGCTGGGCTGGTTCGCGGTGATCCTCGGGGCCGTCGTGGTGGCCGCGGTGGAGGGCGGCCGCTGGTGGACGCTCATCCCGCTCGGCCTCGTCGAACGCGGGATGGCGCTGACGGAACTGATCGCACTGGGCGTCCTGCTCGCACCGGCCAGGCCTCAGGAGCGGTAG
- a CDS encoding M14 family zinc carboxypeptidase: MAVSVVALAAAFVTLPAGTAGAAQNILRADKSVPRSCFAKVLPKGTAGTDRRELTSTVDGLVQARLKPVPGTEGDWDVAVFDKATGAVVAASTALRTHELAESFVKKGQELVVQGCRYGGPAGQAQLGVDFLALTPQGTPTTASKAQLVRVETPTRADKNKLTALGLDVTEKGDATGVEVVLADDADRQVLKNSGFKSQVIEADLSAKSVQDAKTDRQYAAKTAASALPSGRTSYRHLYDYNYEMKELARKNPGLVSAFTMPESTWEGRDVVGVEIATDVKNVTDGKPVNFTMGVHHAREWPAGEHVMEWAYELINGYSHDAAIRSLVGKTRNIVVPIINPDGFEISREAEPKGDFTRFDYEMKRKNCNVDDSPAQYSTGVCKANPAGRLRGTDPNRNYGGFWGGNGAEIAWSGDTFRGSAPFSEPEVRNVRSIVSSRQVTNLMTMHTVAALVLRPPGVADVRPPLEEPAYKALGDKLASRNGYTSEPSWALYDTTGTTEDWSYWATGGWGFTIEVGGNGFHGPFADSVVAEYEGLAPAAGAGKGGNRQAFLDMLGNAADPQQHSTLIGSAPKGYQLKLHKTFQTPTSPVIQPDGSTKPPIYITDDLNSKFTTTGGRFAWSVNPSTRPYVAGRYGRDPQGPAQQGFAVANPAGVPPINQNYPADATAESFTFHVDGLPKVDNGKFSVNINWANTATDWDLFVYDAAGNLVSSSANGGTTSEHAVLFDPPAGDYKAVVVNYDQADPNAVDDWTGDVSFASPIPPTYGTKEAYQLTCSTPNGKLVGVADVYADRGQTVDVGEVCTRSAHAQKQRASGGVR, from the coding sequence CTGGCGGTTTCGGTCGTGGCGCTGGCGGCGGCGTTCGTCACACTGCCGGCCGGTACCGCCGGCGCCGCCCAGAACATCCTGCGTGCCGACAAGTCGGTACCGCGCTCGTGCTTCGCGAAAGTGCTGCCCAAGGGCACCGCGGGCACCGATCGCCGGGAGCTTACGTCCACTGTGGACGGGTTGGTCCAGGCGCGGCTCAAGCCGGTCCCGGGCACCGAAGGCGACTGGGACGTCGCCGTGTTCGACAAGGCGACGGGCGCGGTGGTCGCCGCCTCCACGGCGTTGCGCACCCACGAACTCGCCGAAAGCTTCGTGAAGAAGGGCCAGGAGCTCGTCGTCCAGGGCTGCCGCTACGGCGGTCCGGCCGGCCAGGCCCAGCTCGGCGTCGACTTCCTCGCGCTGACCCCGCAGGGCACGCCGACGACGGCGTCGAAGGCGCAGCTGGTCCGGGTCGAGACGCCGACGCGCGCCGACAAGAACAAGCTGACCGCCCTCGGCCTCGACGTCACGGAGAAGGGCGACGCGACCGGCGTCGAGGTCGTCCTCGCCGACGACGCCGACCGCCAGGTGCTCAAGAACAGCGGCTTCAAGTCCCAGGTGATCGAGGCCGACCTCTCGGCCAAGTCGGTCCAGGACGCGAAGACCGACCGCCAGTACGCCGCGAAGACCGCCGCGTCGGCGCTGCCGTCCGGGCGCACGAGCTACCGGCACCTCTACGACTACAACTACGAGATGAAGGAGCTGGCCCGCAAGAACCCCGGCCTCGTCTCGGCGTTCACCATGCCGGAGTCGACCTGGGAAGGCCGGGACGTCGTCGGCGTCGAAATCGCCACCGACGTCAAGAACGTCACCGACGGCAAGCCGGTGAACTTCACCATGGGCGTGCACCACGCCCGGGAGTGGCCGGCCGGCGAGCACGTCATGGAGTGGGCGTACGAGCTGATCAACGGCTACTCCCACGACGCGGCGATCCGCAGCCTCGTCGGCAAGACCCGCAACATCGTCGTGCCGATCATCAACCCGGACGGCTTCGAGATCTCCCGCGAAGCCGAGCCCAAGGGTGACTTCACCCGGTTCGACTATGAAATGAAGCGGAAGAACTGCAACGTCGACGACTCGCCGGCGCAGTACTCCACCGGCGTGTGCAAGGCGAACCCGGCCGGCCGCCTCCGCGGCACCGACCCGAACCGCAACTACGGCGGGTTCTGGGGCGGCAACGGCGCCGAGATCGCCTGGAGCGGCGACACCTTCCGCGGGTCCGCGCCGTTCAGCGAGCCCGAAGTGCGCAACGTCCGGTCGATCGTGTCCTCGCGCCAGGTGACCAACCTGATGACGATGCACACCGTCGCGGCGCTGGTGCTGCGCCCGCCGGGCGTGGCGGACGTCCGGCCGCCGCTGGAGGAGCCCGCCTACAAGGCCCTCGGCGACAAGCTGGCCTCGCGCAACGGCTACACCAGCGAGCCGAGCTGGGCGCTGTATGACACCACGGGCACTACAGAGGACTGGTCGTACTGGGCCACCGGCGGCTGGGGCTTCACCATCGAGGTCGGCGGCAACGGCTTCCACGGCCCGTTCGCCGACAGCGTCGTGGCCGAGTACGAGGGCCTGGCCCCCGCGGCCGGGGCGGGCAAGGGCGGCAACCGCCAGGCGTTCCTGGACATGCTGGGCAACGCGGCCGACCCGCAGCAGCACTCGACGCTGATCGGCTCGGCGCCCAAGGGCTACCAGCTCAAGCTGCACAAGACGTTCCAGACGCCGACGTCGCCGGTGATCCAGCCCGACGGCTCCACCAAGCCGCCGATCTACATCACCGACGACCTGAACTCGAAGTTCACCACCACCGGCGGGCGGTTCGCCTGGTCGGTCAACCCGTCGACCCGGCCGTACGTGGCCGGCCGCTACGGGCGTGACCCCCAGGGCCCGGCGCAGCAGGGCTTCGCGGTCGCCAACCCGGCCGGTGTGCCGCCGATCAACCAGAACTACCCGGCGGACGCGACGGCGGAGAGCTTCACCTTCCACGTCGACGGCCTGCCGAAGGTGGACAACGGGAAGTTCAGCGTCAACATCAACTGGGCCAACACCGCGACCGACTGGGACCTGTTCGTCTACGACGCGGCGGGCAACCTGGTCAGCTCGTCGGCCAACGGCGGCACGACGTCCGAGCACGCCGTGCTGTTCGACCCGCCGGCCGGCGACTACAAGGCCGTGGTGGTCAACTACGACCAGGCCGACCCGAACGCCGTCGACGACTGGACCGGGGACGTGTCGTTCGCGTCGCCGATCCCGCCGACGTACGGGACGAAGGAGGCCTACCAGCTGACCTGCTCGACGCCGAACGGCAAGCTCGTCGGGGTCGCGGACGTCTACGCCGACCGCGGCCAGACGGTCGACGTCGGCGAGGTCTGCACCCGCTCCGCGCACGCGCAGAAGCAGCGTGCTTCGGGTGGGGTCCGGTAA
- a CDS encoding LysE family translocator has product MNPAATLGTVLLAYLPAAVSPGPNFVLIAHTAAAGTRRAAVAVALGVVAAGGVLAAVAVFGLGSVLARAPWLAAGLRVVCGGYLAWLGVRLWLRARTPDAGEMPDAPEETANRDEVAAPPRKRAPDAANPNHFRQGVVSNLTNPKAAAFFGSVLTAALPPTEPTAVKAAAVALILVTSTAWHLSVALLFSAPATQRWYAHAKPALNRVVGTVLVVLGVTLAVTP; this is encoded by the coding sequence GTGAACCCCGCCGCCACGCTGGGCACCGTGCTGCTGGCCTACCTCCCGGCGGCGGTCTCCCCCGGTCCGAACTTCGTGCTCATCGCGCACACCGCCGCGGCCGGCACCCGGCGGGCCGCGGTGGCGGTCGCGCTCGGCGTCGTCGCCGCGGGCGGGGTGCTGGCGGCCGTCGCCGTCTTCGGGCTGGGCAGCGTGCTCGCCCGCGCGCCGTGGCTGGCCGCCGGCCTGCGCGTGGTCTGCGGCGGCTATCTCGCCTGGCTCGGGGTGCGGCTGTGGCTGCGAGCCCGCACGCCGGACGCAGGGGAAATGCCCGATGCACCGGAAGAGACCGCGAACCGCGATGAGGTGGCCGCACCACCGCGCAAGCGGGCACCGGACGCTGCCAATCCGAACCACTTCCGCCAAGGCGTGGTCAGCAACCTGACCAACCCGAAAGCCGCGGCCTTCTTCGGCAGCGTGCTCACCGCGGCCCTGCCGCCCACCGAACCCACGGCGGTCAAAGCCGCCGCGGTCGCGCTGATCCTCGTGACCTCGACCGCCTGGCACCTGTCCGTCGCCCTGCTGTTCTCCGCACCCGCCACCCAGCGCTGGTACGCGCACGCGAAACCGGCCCTCAACCGCGTCGTGGGCACGGTTCTCGTCGTCCTCGGCGTCACCCTCGCCGTAACGCCGTGA
- a CDS encoding J domain-containing protein — translation MPDVDYYEVLGVRRDATAADVKTAYRRLAKTMHPDGGGTVGTFRLLREAYDVLGDPVARARYDSGGATVVPVPVRPRPRRRFGDEPGFVPDLPELDAEDLSWWHFAGQDTRMRHGRRRGPGHTPVVAAVGGMVLVLLPLVTGVGFSTPVLIVWLLLTAGTALLVQRLARGYLRAHQAREAYAEEFGGRTVFGAPGTERDELAERLTADLLEGYLTRLPGARIFHGLAWPGSVFADVDHAVLCGKRLVLIESKLWLPGHYETAEDGRLLRNGRPFRGGGSRLAESLAAYRDLLPGVALRGAMIVYPSRSGDLTTADPGDLPAAPMTPEEFLHEIGEWLAADPSTVDHQTLRTMRDQVVGGGGRAA, via the coding sequence GTGCCCGACGTCGACTACTACGAGGTGCTCGGCGTCCGCCGGGACGCCACGGCGGCCGACGTCAAGACGGCCTACCGCCGGCTGGCGAAGACCATGCACCCGGACGGCGGCGGGACGGTCGGCACGTTCCGCCTGCTCCGCGAGGCCTACGACGTCCTCGGCGATCCCGTCGCCCGCGCGCGGTACGACTCCGGCGGCGCGACCGTGGTGCCCGTCCCGGTCCGGCCGCGGCCCCGGCGGCGCTTCGGGGACGAGCCCGGGTTCGTCCCCGACCTGCCGGAACTGGACGCCGAGGACCTCAGCTGGTGGCACTTCGCCGGGCAGGACACCCGGATGCGCCACGGCCGCCGCCGCGGGCCCGGGCACACGCCGGTGGTCGCCGCGGTGGGCGGGATGGTGCTGGTGCTGCTGCCGCTGGTCACCGGGGTGGGGTTCAGCACGCCGGTGCTCATCGTCTGGCTGCTGCTCACCGCCGGCACCGCGCTGCTCGTCCAGCGCCTGGCCCGCGGCTACCTGCGGGCGCACCAGGCCCGCGAGGCGTACGCCGAGGAGTTCGGCGGCCGTACCGTGTTCGGCGCCCCCGGCACCGAGCGCGACGAGCTGGCCGAGCGGCTCACCGCCGACCTGCTCGAGGGCTACCTGACCCGGCTGCCCGGCGCGCGGATCTTCCACGGGCTCGCGTGGCCCGGCTCGGTGTTCGCCGACGTCGACCACGCGGTGCTGTGCGGGAAGCGCCTGGTGCTCATCGAGTCGAAGCTGTGGCTGCCGGGGCACTACGAGACGGCCGAGGACGGCAGGCTGCTGCGCAACGGCCGCCCGTTCCGCGGCGGCGGCAGCCGGCTCGCCGAGAGCCTCGCCGCCTACCGCGACCTGCTGCCCGGCGTGGCACTGCGCGGCGCGATGATCGTGTACCCGAGCCGCAGCGGCGACCTGACCACGGCCGACCCGGGTGACCTGCCCGCCGCGCCGATGACGCCCGAGGAGTTCCTGCACGAGATCGGCGAATGGCTCGCCGCCGATCCGTCCACAGTGGACCACCAGACGCTGCGGACCATGCGCGACCAGGTGGTCGGCGGGGGCGGCCGGGCGGCGTGA
- a CDS encoding AMP-binding protein codes for MRLTPSAHTDSFCRDRLPPGEQWPRLVFDLPELDYPDRLNAATALLDGAVERLGADRPCLRSLEETWTYGEVLARANRIAHVLTAELGVVPGNRVLLRGTNTPWLAACWLGVLKAGAVAVSTMPMLRRHELDKIVDRARPAVALCDERLLDELPPGLPVVSYGTELATRCARYPATFADVPTAADDVALLAFTSGTTGTPKATMHFHRDLLAIADTFSRHVVRPTADDLFCGTPPLAFTFGLGGLLVFPLHAGASVLLLERATPKELASVVAERSVTVLFTAPTAYRAILGSGDGPLLKGVRRAVSAGETLPAAVAEQYRDLVGRPLIDGIGSTEMLHVFISAADEAARPGMTGTVVPGFRAAVLDLDGTPVPDGTPGLLAVQGPTGCRYLEDPRQADYVRDGWNITGDTYVREPDGYFRFVARSDDMIVSSGYNIAAPEVEEVLLRHPDVEECAVVGTPDPDRGAVVTAFVVLRPGVAPGPDVVLALQEHAKAVAAPYKYPRRVRFIDALPRNASGKLQRFLLRER; via the coding sequence ATGAGGCTTACTCCCAGCGCTCACACCGACTCGTTCTGCCGTGACCGGCTGCCGCCCGGGGAGCAGTGGCCGCGGCTCGTCTTCGACCTGCCCGAGCTGGACTACCCCGACCGGCTCAACGCCGCCACCGCCCTGCTCGACGGCGCCGTCGAGCGCCTCGGCGCCGACCGGCCCTGCCTGCGCTCCCTCGAGGAGACGTGGACCTACGGCGAGGTCCTCGCGCGCGCCAACCGGATCGCGCACGTCCTCACCGCCGAGCTCGGGGTCGTCCCCGGGAACCGCGTGCTGCTGCGCGGCACGAACACGCCGTGGCTCGCGGCCTGCTGGCTGGGCGTGCTCAAGGCCGGCGCCGTCGCCGTCTCCACGATGCCCATGCTGCGCCGCCACGAGCTCGACAAGATCGTCGACCGGGCGCGGCCGGCCGTCGCCCTGTGCGACGAGCGCCTGCTCGACGAGCTGCCGCCCGGGCTGCCCGTCGTCTCCTACGGCACCGAGCTCGCCACCCGCTGCGCGCGGTACCCGGCAACCTTCGCCGACGTGCCGACCGCCGCCGACGACGTCGCCTTGCTCGCCTTCACCTCCGGCACCACCGGGACTCCCAAGGCGACGATGCACTTCCACCGCGACCTGCTCGCCATCGCCGACACGTTCTCCCGGCACGTCGTGCGGCCCACCGCGGACGACCTCTTCTGCGGCACCCCTCCCCTGGCGTTCACCTTCGGCCTCGGCGGCCTCCTCGTCTTCCCGCTGCACGCCGGCGCGTCCGTGCTCCTCCTGGAACGCGCCACCCCCAAGGAGCTGGCCTCGGTCGTCGCCGAGCGGTCGGTGACCGTGCTGTTCACGGCGCCGACCGCGTACCGCGCGATCCTCGGCTCCGGCGACGGCCCGCTTCTCAAGGGGGTGCGCCGCGCCGTCTCCGCCGGCGAAACCCTGCCCGCCGCCGTGGCCGAGCAGTACCGCGACCTCGTCGGCCGCCCGCTCATCGACGGCATCGGCAGCACGGAGATGCTGCACGTCTTCATCTCCGCGGCCGACGAAGCCGCACGTCCCGGCATGACCGGCACCGTCGTGCCCGGGTTCCGCGCCGCCGTCCTGGACCTCGACGGCACACCCGTGCCCGACGGCACGCCCGGGCTGCTCGCGGTGCAGGGTCCCACCGGCTGCCGCTACCTCGAGGACCCGCGGCAGGCCGACTACGTCCGCGACGGCTGGAACATCACCGGCGACACCTACGTCCGCGAACCCGACGGCTATTTCCGGTTCGTGGCGCGCAGCGACGACATGATCGTCTCCTCCGGTTACAACATCGCCGCTCCCGAGGTCGAAGAGGTGCTGCTGCGCCACCCGGACGTCGAGGAGTGCGCGGTCGTCGGCACGCCCGACCCGGACCGCGGCGCGGTCGTGACCGCCTTCGTCGTGCTGCGGCCCGGCGTCGCCCCGGGCCCGGACGTCGTGCTCGCCCTGCAGGAGCACGCCAAAGCCGTTGCGGCGCCGTACAAGTACCCGCGCCGGGTGCGGTTCATCGACGCGCTGCCGCGCAACGCGAGCGGGAAGCTGCAGCGCTTCCTGCTGCGCGAGCGGTGA
- a CDS encoding transporter substrate-binding domain-containing protein, whose protein sequence is MGDLSADLAPTGVLRAAVNLGNPVLAHGTPDAPGGVTVDLAREVAARLEVPVEFVCFDAARKSFEALTSGAADLCFLAIEPARAASVAFTAPYVVIEGAFVVPEDSPFGSPADVDRPGVRIGVKQGSAYDLFLTRTLAHATVVRGADGVAAFEEQSLEVAAGIRQPMTAYVSSHPGTRVIPERFMQIQQAVGTTPDRHPATVAFLCDLVEELKANGFVADSLRRANQPDAAVAPPAE, encoded by the coding sequence ATGGGAGATCTTTCCGCCGACCTCGCCCCCACCGGCGTGCTGCGCGCCGCGGTCAACCTCGGGAACCCGGTGCTCGCCCACGGGACGCCGGACGCGCCCGGGGGCGTCACGGTCGACCTCGCGCGCGAGGTGGCGGCGCGGCTCGAGGTGCCGGTGGAGTTCGTGTGCTTCGACGCGGCCCGGAAGTCGTTCGAGGCGCTGACCTCGGGCGCGGCGGACCTGTGCTTCCTGGCGATCGAGCCGGCGCGCGCGGCCTCGGTGGCCTTCACCGCGCCGTACGTCGTCATCGAGGGCGCGTTCGTGGTGCCGGAGGATTCGCCGTTCGGCTCGCCCGCGGACGTCGACCGGCCGGGCGTCCGGATCGGCGTGAAGCAGGGGTCGGCCTACGACCTGTTCCTGACCCGGACCCTTGCGCATGCGACGGTCGTGCGAGGCGCGGACGGCGTCGCGGCGTTCGAGGAGCAGAGTCTCGAGGTGGCGGCCGGGATCCGGCAGCCGATGACCGCGTACGTCTCTTCGCACCCGGGGACGCGGGTGATTCCGGAGCGGTTCATGCAGATCCAGCAGGCTGTCGGGACCACACCCGATCGCCACCCGGCGACGGTCGCGTTCCTGTGCGATCTGGTCGAAGAGCTGAAGGCCAACGGGTTCGTGGCCGATTCCCTGCGCCGTGCGAACCAGCCGGACGCCGCGGTCGCGCCTCCCGCGGAGTGA
- a CDS encoding aldose epimerase family protein, with the protein MTLSELTREFFGRVGDTDVHRYTLSRPGGLTVRVLDYGGVIQSVQAPDRHGRPADVVLGYPDLDGYVANNRPGAPRVFLGALIGRFANRIAGGAFTLDGVLHRVPVNDGKNSLHGGPAGFDTRVWSAAPVPGGVRLTLVSPDGDQGYPGRLTTEVTYRLGSRLRITYRATTDAPTVVNLTNHTYWNLAGAGSVHDHSLSIAASRYCPTDENLIPVGAPAPVDGTPFDFRRATTIGARLGAPDPQLAIGHGYDHNWVLDDGAPFAARAWEPTSGRLLTMWTTEPGLQFYSGNHLGSPGAGFALEAQHFPDSPNRPDFPSTVLRPGEVYHQETVFELTAPDRPPVA; encoded by the coding sequence ATGACCCTTTCCGAACTCACCCGGGAGTTCTTCGGGCGCGTCGGCGACACCGACGTCCACCGGTACACCCTCTCCCGGCCCGGCGGGCTCACCGTCCGCGTGCTCGACTACGGCGGCGTCATCCAGTCCGTGCAAGCGCCGGACCGGCACGGGCGGCCGGCCGACGTCGTCCTGGGCTACCCCGACCTCGACGGCTACGTCGCGAACAACCGGCCGGGCGCCCCGCGGGTCTTCCTGGGCGCGCTGATCGGCCGGTTCGCCAACCGGATCGCCGGCGGCGCGTTCACCCTCGACGGCGTCCTGCACCGGGTACCGGTGAACGACGGGAAGAACAGCCTGCACGGCGGCCCGGCCGGGTTCGACACGCGGGTGTGGTCGGCGGCCCCGGTTCCCGGCGGCGTGCGGCTCACGCTGGTCAGCCCGGACGGCGACCAGGGCTACCCCGGCCGGCTCACCACGGAGGTGACGTACCGCCTCGGCTCACGGCTCCGGATCACCTACCGCGCGACCACGGACGCCCCGACGGTCGTCAACCTGACCAACCACACCTACTGGAACCTGGCCGGCGCCGGTTCGGTGCACGACCACTCGCTGTCGATCGCCGCGAGCCGGTACTGCCCCACCGACGAGAACCTGATCCCGGTGGGCGCCCCGGCCCCGGTCGACGGCACCCCGTTCGACTTCCGCCGCGCGACGACGATCGGCGCCCGCCTCGGCGCCCCCGACCCCCAGCTGGCGATCGGCCACGGCTACGACCACAACTGGGTCCTCGACGACGGCGCGCCGTTCGCCGCCCGGGCCTGGGAGCCGACGTCCGGCCGGCTGCTCACGATGTGGACGACCGAGCCGGGCCTGCAGTTCTATTCGGGCAACCACCTCGGCAGCCCCGGCGCGGGGTTCGCGCTGGAGGCCCAGCACTTCCCGGACTCGCCGAACCGGCCGGACTTCCCGAGCACGGTGCTCCGGCCGGGCGAGGTCTACCACCAGGAGACGGTCTTCGAGCTGACGGCGCCGGACCGGCCGCCCGTGGCGTGA
- a CDS encoding helix-turn-helix domain-containing protein: protein MTRTITVPHPRGTGRAQQLWCSLPAELARRFRPHADPLARRILEEIQRAVPEYAKPLEGEFGKMIVLAIERAVVSCIDSIDDVASTEDNWPKLFREVGKRVHHDGGSLNSLQAAYRAGGRAAWRYVAELGQAHRFPAAVLCVGAEAIFAYVEEISAYSVEGYTLAQAMATGTLERRRRRLLELLLASPPSSPATIATMAKAAKWTMPEWVTVVALEPRSEQHLTPAPQVADDVLLDLEGTEPCLLTPNPDRDLRGLEGRLPGWRAAVGPRVRPADAATSSLWARRTLDLVRRGLVGDHVVTHTADHLATHWLLLDRFLLDALSAKTLAPFAGLTVKQQVRLAETLLSWLEHNGNTPDIAQALGVHPQTVRYRVSQLSDLFGDRLADPAHRLEIQIALRAHQLLGTQPPGEH from the coding sequence ATGACCCGGACGATCACCGTCCCGCACCCCCGCGGCACCGGCCGGGCACAGCAGCTGTGGTGCTCACTGCCGGCCGAGCTCGCGCGGCGGTTCCGGCCGCACGCCGACCCCCTGGCCCGGCGGATCCTCGAAGAGATCCAGCGGGCCGTGCCCGAGTACGCCAAGCCCCTCGAAGGCGAGTTCGGGAAGATGATCGTGCTGGCGATCGAGCGGGCCGTGGTCAGCTGCATCGACAGCATCGACGACGTGGCGTCCACAGAGGACAACTGGCCGAAGTTGTTCCGGGAGGTCGGAAAGCGCGTTCACCACGACGGCGGCAGCCTGAACTCGCTGCAGGCCGCCTACCGCGCGGGCGGGCGCGCCGCGTGGCGGTACGTGGCGGAGCTGGGCCAGGCCCACCGCTTCCCCGCGGCCGTGCTGTGCGTCGGCGCGGAGGCGATCTTCGCCTACGTGGAAGAGATTTCGGCGTACTCGGTCGAGGGGTACACGCTGGCGCAGGCGATGGCGACCGGGACGCTCGAACGCCGTCGCCGCCGGCTGCTCGAACTCCTCCTGGCCAGTCCGCCGTCGTCCCCGGCGACGATCGCGACGATGGCGAAGGCCGCGAAGTGGACCATGCCGGAGTGGGTGACGGTCGTCGCGCTCGAACCGCGCAGCGAGCAGCACCTGACACCGGCTCCGCAGGTCGCCGACGACGTCCTGCTCGACCTCGAAGGCACCGAGCCCTGCCTGCTGACCCCGAACCCGGACCGCGACCTGCGGGGGCTGGAGGGCCGGCTGCCGGGCTGGCGCGCCGCCGTCGGCCCCCGGGTCCGGCCGGCCGACGCGGCGACGTCGTCGCTGTGGGCCCGCCGCACGCTCGACCTGGTCCGCCGCGGCCTGGTCGGCGACCACGTGGTGACGCACACGGCCGACCACCTGGCGACGCACTGGCTGCTGCTGGACCGGTTCCTGCTCGACGCGCTGTCGGCGAAGACCCTGGCCCCGTTCGCGGGCCTGACGGTGAAGCAGCAGGTCCGCCTCGCCGAAACGTTGCTGAGCTGGCTCGAACACAACGGGAACACCCCGGACATCGCGCAGGCACTGGGCGTCCACCCGCAGACCGTGCGCTACCGCGTGAGCCAGCTGAGCGACCTCTTCGGCGACCGGCTGGCGGATCCGGCGCACCGGCTGGAGATCCAGATAGCCCTGCGGGCGCACCAGCTGCTGGGCACGCAGCCGCCGGGTGAGCACTGA